A single region of the Variovorax paradoxus genome encodes:
- the tssG gene encoding type VI secretion system baseplate subunit TssG, with translation MSVARAEPVGTRVDNALREWSAEPWAFDYFAVLRRLESIAGTTPRWGRALLPNAEPVRVGQEPSLSFAPASFSRFEPATAYSPPRLRQHFFSYIGPNGPLPVHLSDFIRERSINQGDPTWLAFLDSFSHRFSLHFYRAWAQSRPAVALDRPSEDRFRLQVGALVGIGAPGRIGRDEVHDDARLHFSGWLARRVHNAEGVESVLCSYFGVPFKLERWVGHWMSLPAGELTRLGQGETLRSMGMGAMLGTRAWDRQHRVRLHVGPLTLDQYRMFLPIGDAQPVLQRWMQQLLGDELEWDAQLALQGAQVPPTRLGQAKGNAPRLGWIAWLGQRPRSRDAADVRIASQPAGANRRPHALPLQ, from the coding sequence GTGAGCGTCGCCCGTGCGGAGCCAGTCGGAACGCGCGTGGACAACGCGCTGCGCGAGTGGTCGGCCGAGCCGTGGGCCTTCGACTATTTTGCGGTGCTGCGCCGGCTGGAATCGATTGCAGGGACCACGCCGCGCTGGGGCCGCGCGCTGTTGCCGAACGCGGAGCCGGTGCGCGTGGGGCAGGAGCCTTCGCTCTCGTTTGCGCCCGCCAGCTTCAGCCGCTTCGAGCCCGCCACCGCCTATTCGCCGCCGCGCCTGCGCCAGCATTTCTTCAGCTACATCGGTCCCAACGGTCCGCTGCCGGTGCACCTGAGCGACTTCATTCGCGAGCGCAGCATCAACCAGGGCGACCCGACGTGGCTGGCTTTCCTGGACAGCTTCTCGCATCGCTTCTCGCTGCACTTCTACCGGGCCTGGGCGCAGTCGCGGCCGGCCGTGGCGCTCGACCGGCCCAGCGAAGACAGGTTCAGGCTGCAGGTGGGTGCGCTGGTTGGCATCGGCGCGCCGGGACGCATCGGGCGCGACGAGGTGCACGACGACGCGCGCCTGCATTTTTCGGGTTGGCTCGCGCGGCGCGTGCACAACGCCGAAGGTGTGGAATCGGTGCTGTGCAGCTACTTCGGCGTGCCGTTCAAGCTGGAGCGCTGGGTCGGCCACTGGATGAGCCTGCCCGCCGGCGAGCTCACCCGGCTCGGCCAGGGCGAGACCTTGCGATCGATGGGCATGGGCGCAATGCTCGGCACGCGCGCCTGGGACAGGCAGCACCGCGTGCGGCTGCACGTGGGCCCCCTCACGCTCGACCAGTACCGCATGTTCCTTCCCATCGGCGATGCGCAGCCCGTGCTGCAGCGCTGGATGCAGCAACTGCTCGGTGACGAGCTCGAGTGGGACGCGCAGCTTGCGCTGCAAGGCGCGCAGGTGCCGCCCACGCGCCTGGGGCAGGCGAAAGGCAATGCGCCGCGCCTCGGATGGATTGCGTGGCTCGGACAAAGGCCGCGCTCGCGCGACGCGGCCGACGTGCGCATTGCAAGCCAGCCGGCCGGCGCGAACCGGCGGCCGCACGCGCTTCCACTTCAATAA
- the tssF gene encoding type VI secretion system baseplate subunit TssF: MDPRLLSLYEQELRYFRESSSEFARAFPKIAHRLGIEGQEVADPYVERLIEATAFLSARVGLKLDAEYPRFTGHLLDIVYPHFLAPTPAMAIVSVTPDADDAKLATGPTLPRGSGLRARQAVGQNTHCEFRTASALRVWPIEILRAQYFTYAPDLPLNAHPQSRAIRGGLRIALRATAGLNFGQIAMDELVLHFGGAEDVAWQLHECALGQPVGVLVRPMAPGGAMQGAMKTLPGSAIQPVGFEEDEALLPVTATGFSGFRLLQEYFAFPQRFQFARIGGLQPLLADMAAAELELVLLFSRGDAALEKLVSADNVQLHCVPVANLFSKRLDRVPVSEGVSQFHLVPDRTRPQDFEVHTVTEVTGHGAPGAAEVAAEQSFRPFYSAFHGSRHAHPAYYTTTREPRMLSVRQRTEGHRSSHIGSEVYMQIVDPQQAPYSTALRQLAVTALCTNRDLPLLMPLGRDNDFDCIDSFPAQRVRMVRGPSRPVSPVVSQGLGWRVVDHLALNYLSLSDSTPEQGAAALRETLMLYAAHADEMRQGQVRGLLSVKSKPVARRLPLPGPIAFGRGLEVTLEVDKDAFHGHSVFLFGAVMARYLARHVEVNHFVEAVLRIAGKGEIMRWRPLCGTRQIL, translated from the coding sequence ATGGACCCCAGGTTGCTGAGCCTGTATGAACAGGAACTGCGCTACTTCCGCGAAAGCTCTTCGGAGTTCGCACGCGCCTTTCCGAAGATCGCGCACCGCCTGGGCATCGAAGGCCAGGAGGTCGCCGACCCGTACGTCGAGCGGCTGATCGAGGCCACGGCATTCCTCTCGGCACGCGTGGGGCTGAAGCTCGATGCCGAATACCCGCGCTTCACGGGCCATCTGCTCGACATCGTCTATCCGCACTTCCTGGCGCCCACGCCGGCCATGGCCATTGTGTCGGTGACGCCCGATGCCGATGACGCCAAGCTTGCCACCGGCCCGACGCTGCCGCGCGGCAGCGGGCTGCGCGCACGGCAGGCGGTAGGGCAGAACACGCACTGCGAATTCCGCACGGCCAGCGCACTGCGCGTCTGGCCCATCGAGATTCTGCGGGCCCAGTACTTCACCTATGCGCCGGACCTGCCGCTGAATGCGCACCCGCAGTCGCGCGCAATTCGCGGCGGGCTGCGCATTGCGCTGCGCGCGACGGCGGGGCTGAACTTCGGCCAGATCGCCATGGACGAGCTGGTGCTGCATTTCGGCGGCGCCGAAGACGTGGCGTGGCAACTGCACGAATGCGCGCTGGGCCAGCCCGTGGGTGTGCTGGTGCGGCCGATGGCGCCCGGCGGTGCAATGCAAGGCGCGATGAAGACGCTGCCCGGCAGTGCCATCCAGCCGGTGGGCTTCGAGGAAGACGAGGCGCTGCTGCCGGTAACGGCCACCGGCTTCTCGGGCTTCAGGCTGCTGCAGGAGTACTTCGCGTTTCCGCAGCGTTTTCAGTTCGCGCGCATCGGCGGCCTGCAGCCGCTGCTGGCGGACATGGCCGCGGCGGAGCTTGAGCTTGTGCTGCTCTTCTCGCGCGGCGATGCGGCACTCGAAAAGCTGGTGAGTGCCGACAACGTGCAGTTGCACTGCGTGCCGGTGGCCAACCTCTTCAGCAAGCGGCTCGACCGCGTACCCGTGTCGGAAGGCGTGAGCCAGTTCCACCTGGTGCCCGACCGCACGCGCCCGCAGGATTTTGAAGTGCACACCGTGACCGAGGTCACCGGACACGGCGCACCGGGCGCGGCGGAAGTGGCGGCCGAGCAGTCCTTTCGCCCGTTCTATTCGGCTTTTCATGGCAGCCGCCACGCGCACCCGGCCTACTACACGACGACGCGCGAGCCGCGCATGCTTTCGGTACGCCAGCGCACCGAAGGGCACCGCAGCAGCCATATCGGCTCCGAGGTGTACATGCAGATCGTCGATCCGCAGCAGGCGCCGTATTCGACCGCGCTGCGCCAGCTGGCGGTGACCGCGCTGTGCACCAACCGCGACCTGCCGCTCCTGATGCCGCTGGGCCGCGACAACGACTTCGATTGCATCGACTCTTTTCCGGCGCAGCGCGTGCGCATGGTGCGCGGGCCTTCGCGGCCGGTCTCGCCGGTGGTCAGCCAGGGCCTCGGTTGGCGCGTGGTCGACCACCTGGCACTCAACTACCTGTCGCTTTCGGACAGCACGCCCGAGCAGGGCGCCGCCGCATTGCGCGAAACCTTGATGCTCTACGCCGCGCACGCGGACGAAATGCGCCAGGGCCAGGTGCGCGGCCTGCTCTCGGTCAAGAGCAAGCCCGTGGCACGCAGACTGCCGCTGCCGGGGCCGATTGCGTTCGGCCGCGGTCTCGAAGTGACGCTCGAAGTCGACAAGGATGCGTTCCACGGCCACAGCGTCTTTCTTTTTGGCGCCGTGATGGCGCGCTACCTGGCGCGCCACGTGGAGGTCAACCACTTCGTCGAGGCCGTGCTGCGTATTGCGGGCAAGGGCGAAATCATGCGCTGGAGGCCGCTGTGCGGGACACGCCAGATTCTGTGA
- a CDS encoding type VI secretion system Vgr family protein, with amino-acid sequence MAEEKFHIKSDSPAVDDLMFWSLAGHEALSRASFYELTVVSKNRAISATDILGRAFDVVIDFADADGGTHQRHCHGHAVRFVRAQELGRYFEYRITLRSWFWLLTKRKNSRIFQVKPTLEVFDATLDDSPIKRVKKTNVDQVIGKHDALRYCVQFEESDYNFLSRLMEQEGIHYWFDAHDAPGTMYLADASDIAHAALPVTDTLAHVAEQRSEARFNEISRWVSATRLDTGKYASTDSNFKTINTLLGVTADGSADCELADLESFEFPGGYFHKETSEVVGAVRRDELIGRRERHWALTAWPDVSAGRSFKFEGDPDGTRDGEYSIAACTFFVSHPGYEGLDQAPQPQPVADMLRAVLSDDPPNMENLAIVQDLFESAPQLRGDGRDASVFVATVMPQAMPYRPPRLTPTVRMPGLQSAIVVGPKGQENEPYVDEFGRVKVHFHWDRYDESNEKSTCWVRVSQPWAGKNWGGYFMPRIGQEVLVDFLEGNPNRPVIVGRVYNDDQPIPYQSPTQSGFKTRSTPKGGSGNYNEIMFEDKKGAENINVHAERNMSRSVEADDSTTVGHDQSVTVENDRTVHTIGNEKREVDKDQRNIVHQHQHTNVTWCQYNNIGQHQQNIIGDKGQFNQIAGKVDMIIGQTLNTNVTGAMTQHSASLALTSGPVTMGVGALAITSSGNISVASASDRKDTTGGSHLIAATSGVKIVSAGDVDLMSYANINQTSTGSNTTVLGSNSSGYLGMSNEANMGLATSTFLGLQMGNFMGASIDNALAISMENCAGLRMGNVGALDLSLSAFDVDSTGIKVVNPGAGGGAGAGAMIAVSALAGLGAAAMGVVGVAATLQQYADAAKALRDTAAELNDMPVLQAKLNEMASAADRRLRQGRAGVGAAVGAVVGGVLAGPGGVAMGAGLGGAAGDAILPATVATPPGPPAPHEAPRAAPTQPTPPTAPGAPGPSKGGTGGGSGGG; translated from the coding sequence ATGGCTGAAGAAAAGTTCCACATCAAGAGTGACTCGCCTGCCGTCGACGATCTGATGTTCTGGAGCCTTGCGGGGCATGAGGCGCTGTCGCGCGCTTCGTTCTACGAGCTCACGGTGGTTTCGAAGAACCGGGCAATCAGCGCGACCGACATCCTGGGCCGCGCCTTCGATGTCGTGATCGATTTTGCCGACGCGGACGGCGGCACGCACCAGCGGCACTGCCATGGCCATGCGGTGCGCTTTGTGCGCGCACAGGAACTCGGGCGCTATTTCGAGTACCGGATCACCTTGCGCTCCTGGTTCTGGCTGCTGACCAAGCGGAAGAACTCGCGGATCTTCCAGGTGAAGCCCACCCTGGAGGTGTTCGACGCGACGCTGGACGACAGTCCTATCAAGCGCGTCAAGAAGACCAATGTGGACCAGGTCATCGGCAAGCACGACGCATTGCGCTACTGCGTGCAATTCGAAGAGAGCGACTACAACTTCCTGTCGCGCCTGATGGAGCAGGAGGGCATCCATTACTGGTTCGACGCGCACGATGCTCCCGGCACGATGTACCTGGCCGACGCCAGCGACATTGCGCACGCAGCACTGCCTGTCACCGACACGCTCGCGCATGTGGCCGAGCAACGCAGCGAAGCGCGCTTCAACGAGATCAGCCGCTGGGTTTCGGCCACTCGCCTGGATACGGGCAAGTACGCTTCGACCGACAGCAACTTCAAGACGATCAACACGCTGCTCGGCGTCACGGCCGACGGTTCCGCCGATTGCGAACTCGCCGATCTCGAAAGCTTCGAGTTTCCTGGGGGTTATTTCCACAAGGAAACGTCCGAGGTCGTCGGCGCAGTTCGCCGCGATGAATTGATCGGCCGCCGAGAGCGGCACTGGGCCCTGACTGCGTGGCCCGACGTGTCCGCGGGGCGCAGCTTCAAGTTCGAGGGCGACCCCGACGGCACTCGCGACGGCGAATACTCCATCGCGGCCTGCACGTTCTTCGTGAGCCATCCCGGCTATGAGGGCCTTGACCAGGCCCCGCAGCCCCAGCCGGTGGCAGACATGCTGCGCGCGGTGCTCTCCGACGATCCGCCCAACATGGAGAACCTGGCCATCGTCCAGGACCTGTTCGAAAGCGCGCCCCAACTGCGTGGAGACGGGCGCGATGCCAGCGTCTTCGTGGCGACGGTCATGCCGCAGGCCATGCCCTACCGGCCCCCTCGCCTGACACCGACCGTCCGGATGCCCGGCTTGCAGTCGGCCATCGTGGTGGGCCCCAAAGGCCAGGAGAACGAGCCCTATGTCGATGAGTTCGGAAGGGTCAAGGTCCACTTCCACTGGGACCGCTACGACGAGAGTAACGAGAAGTCCACTTGCTGGGTGCGCGTGTCCCAGCCCTGGGCGGGAAAGAACTGGGGCGGCTATTTCATGCCGCGCATCGGGCAGGAGGTGCTGGTCGACTTCCTGGAGGGCAACCCGAACCGCCCGGTGATCGTCGGGCGGGTCTACAACGACGATCAGCCGATTCCCTACCAGTCGCCTACGCAAAGCGGCTTCAAGACCCGGTCGACGCCCAAGGGAGGTTCGGGGAACTACAACGAGATCATGTTCGAGGACAAGAAGGGCGCCGAGAACATCAACGTCCATGCCGAGCGCAACATGTCGCGCTCGGTGGAAGCCGACGACTCGACCACGGTCGGCCACGACCAGAGCGTCACGGTGGAGAACGATCGTACGGTGCACACCATCGGCAACGAGAAACGCGAAGTCGACAAGGACCAGCGCAACATCGTTCACCAGCACCAGCACACCAACGTGACCTGGTGCCAGTACAACAACATCGGCCAGCACCAGCAGAACATCATCGGCGACAAGGGGCAGTTCAACCAGATCGCCGGCAAGGTCGACATGATCATCGGCCAGACCTTGAACACCAACGTCACTGGCGCCATGACGCAGCACTCGGCCTCGCTGGCTCTGACCTCGGGGCCGGTGACGATGGGGGTGGGGGCGCTGGCGATCACTTCCTCCGGCAACATCAGTGTGGCCTCTGCCTCCGACCGGAAGGACACGACAGGCGGAAGCCACCTGATAGCGGCAACCTCCGGCGTCAAGATCGTGAGTGCGGGCGATGTGGACCTGATGTCCTACGCGAACATCAACCAGACCTCGACAGGCTCCAACACGACCGTTCTCGGGTCGAACAGCAGCGGCTATCTGGGCATGTCCAACGAAGCCAACATGGGCCTGGCGACCAGCACCTTCCTGGGGCTGCAGATGGGCAACTTCATGGGGGCCTCGATCGACAACGCCTTGGCCATCAGCATGGAGAACTGCGCGGGGCTGCGCATGGGCAACGTTGGCGCGCTCGATCTCAGCCTGTCCGCCTTCGACGTCGACTCGACCGGCATCAAGGTCGTCAATCCGGGCGCAGGCGGCGGCGCGGGCGCGGGCGCGATGATTGCGGTGTCGGCGCTGGCCGGTCTGGGCGCGGCCGCAATGGGAGTGGTCGGAGTGGCCGCAACGCTCCAGCAATATGCCGATGCGGCGAAGGCGCTGCGCGACACGGCCGCAGAACTCAACGACATGCCGGTGCTGCAAGCCAAGCTGAACGAAATGGCGTCAGCGGCCGATCGCAGGCTTCGCCAGGGGCGCGCCGGCGTTGGCGCCGCGGTCGGTGCAGTGGTCGGCGGAGTTTTGGCGGGCCCGGGCGGCGTGGCGATGGGTGCGGGACTGGGCGGCGCCGCCGGCGACGCGATCTTGCCCGCGACCGTCGCTACGCCGCCCGGTCCGCCGGCTCCGCACGAGGCCCCCAGGGCGGCGCCCACGCAGCCGACACCGCCGACCGCGCCGGGTGCACCCGGGCCGTCGAAAGGCGGAACGGGCGGCGGTTCGGGAGGCGGCTGA
- the tssE gene encoding type VI secretion system baseplate subunit TssE, whose translation MAELTAQERLQPSLLDRLVDHAPDEKRESDDKRTLTKQALRQAVLRDLGWLFNATSYGLAMDDKRFPNAARSVINYGLPMLSGQYTSSVQRVSMEQALKNAILQFEPRILSRTLEVELVMEGSALDSHNSIGLQIRGMLWAQPVPLEFLMRSRVDLEEGRIEIVDMAQSQR comes from the coding sequence GTGGCTGAACTCACCGCACAGGAGCGGCTGCAGCCGTCGCTGCTCGATCGCCTCGTCGACCATGCGCCCGACGAGAAGCGCGAGAGCGACGACAAGCGCACGCTCACCAAGCAGGCGCTGCGCCAAGCCGTGCTGCGCGACCTCGGCTGGCTTTTCAATGCCACCAGCTATGGCCTTGCCATGGACGACAAGCGCTTTCCCAATGCGGCGCGCTCCGTCATCAATTACGGATTGCCTATGCTGTCTGGCCAGTACACCTCGTCGGTGCAGCGTGTCAGCATGGAGCAGGCTTTGAAGAACGCAATCCTGCAGTTCGAGCCACGCATCCTGTCCCGCACTCTCGAAGTTGAACTCGTCATGGAAGGCTCGGCATTGGACTCCCACAACAGCATCGGCCTGCAGATCCGCGGCATGCTGTGGGCGCAGCCCGTGCCGCTCGAGTTCCTGATGCGCAGCCGCGTCGACCTGGAAGAAGGCCGCATAGAGATCGTGGACATGGCGCAATCCCAGAGGTAA
- the tssH gene encoding type VI secretion system ATPase TssH produces MSEISRTALFGKLNSLAYKAIEGATVFCKMRGNPYVELEHWFAQLLQAQDSDLHRVIQHYGLDVSVIAKDMTAALDRLPRGATAISDFSPHIENAIERAWTYATLQFGEAQVRTGYILVGMLKTQSMRNPLFGLSKQFEKVKVEDLADNFVKICDASPESQMRAQDGTGMGSGAPGEDSGAMAPAAMGKGDALKKFAVDLTEKAKKGEMDPVTGRDEEIRQIVDILMRRRQNNPLLTGEAGVGKTAVVEGFAQRLARGDVPPQLKDVKLLTLDIGLLQAGASMKGEFEQRLRQVIDEVQSSPTPIILFIDEIHTLVGAGGAAGTGDAANLLKPALARGNLRTIGATTWAEYKKYIEKDPALTRRFQVVQVPEPDEVKAILMLRGVASVLEKHHRVQLLDEAIEAAVKLSHRYIPARQLPDKAVSLLDTACARVAVSQHATPPEVEDCMRRIEGLTVEQEIIGREATIGIDVTKRSAQVEALLVESKLQLEGLNARWQEEKGLVDRLLELRAKLRAGNKPVDASAGGGGQEGNGIAASPDRTALLEELHALQAKIHAVQGESPLILPSVDEQAVASVVADWTGIPVGRMVKNEVEAVLKLADTLNQRVIGQKHGLEMIARRIQTSRARLDNPQKPIGVFMLCGTSGVGKTETALALAEALYGGEQNIITINMSEFQEAHTVSTLKGAPPGYVGYGEGGILTEAVRRRPYSVVLLDEVEKAHPDVHEIFFQVFDKGWMEDGEGRMIDFKNTIILLTTNAGSELVMSMCRDPELLPDSNALADALKAPLMKVFPPALLGRIVTIPYYPLSPDMMKKIVRLQLGRIKKRVETNHGVPFEYSDAVVDQVVARCQDPESGGRVIDAILTNTVLPTISVEYLQRLASGGEIRRVALDVKDADFTYAFD; encoded by the coding sequence ATGAGTGAAATCAGCCGCACCGCCCTTTTCGGCAAGCTCAACTCGCTGGCCTACAAAGCCATCGAAGGCGCCACGGTGTTCTGCAAGATGCGGGGCAATCCGTATGTGGAGCTGGAGCACTGGTTCGCCCAACTGCTGCAGGCGCAGGACTCGGATCTGCACCGCGTGATCCAGCACTACGGGCTCGACGTTTCGGTGATTGCCAAGGACATGACTGCCGCGCTCGACCGCCTGCCGCGCGGCGCCACTGCCATCAGCGACTTTTCTCCGCACATCGAGAACGCCATCGAGCGTGCCTGGACCTACGCCACGCTGCAGTTCGGCGAGGCGCAGGTGCGCACCGGCTACATCCTGGTGGGCATGCTCAAGACGCAGAGCATGCGCAACCCGCTCTTCGGCTTGTCGAAGCAGTTCGAGAAGGTCAAAGTCGAAGACCTGGCCGACAACTTCGTGAAGATCTGCGACGCCTCGCCCGAATCGCAGATGCGCGCGCAGGACGGCACCGGCATGGGCAGCGGCGCGCCGGGCGAAGACTCGGGCGCGATGGCGCCGGCTGCCATGGGCAAGGGCGACGCGTTGAAGAAGTTCGCAGTCGACCTGACGGAGAAGGCCAAGAAGGGCGAGATGGACCCGGTGACCGGGCGCGACGAAGAAATCCGCCAGATCGTCGACATCCTGATGCGCCGCCGCCAGAACAACCCGCTGCTCACCGGCGAGGCGGGCGTTGGCAAGACCGCGGTGGTCGAAGGCTTTGCACAGCGCCTTGCGCGCGGCGACGTGCCGCCGCAGCTGAAGGACGTGAAGCTGCTCACGCTCGACATCGGCCTGTTGCAGGCGGGCGCCAGCATGAAGGGCGAGTTCGAGCAGCGCCTGCGCCAGGTGATCGACGAGGTGCAGAGCTCGCCCACGCCCATCATTCTTTTCATCGACGAGATCCACACGCTGGTGGGGGCCGGCGGCGCGGCGGGCACCGGCGATGCGGCCAACCTGTTGAAGCCTGCGTTGGCGCGCGGCAACCTGCGCACCATCGGTGCCACCACCTGGGCCGAGTACAAGAAGTACATCGAGAAAGACCCGGCGCTCACGCGGCGCTTTCAGGTGGTGCAGGTGCCCGAGCCCGACGAGGTCAAGGCCATTCTGATGCTGCGCGGCGTGGCCAGCGTGCTCGAAAAGCACCACCGCGTGCAGTTGCTCGACGAAGCCATCGAAGCGGCCGTGAAGCTGAGCCACCGCTACATTCCCGCGCGCCAGCTGCCCGACAAGGCCGTGAGCCTGCTGGACACGGCCTGCGCGCGCGTGGCGGTGTCGCAGCACGCCACGCCGCCCGAGGTGGAAGACTGCATGCGCCGCATCGAGGGGCTCACGGTCGAGCAGGAGATCATCGGCCGCGAGGCCACCATCGGCATCGACGTGACCAAGCGCTCGGCGCAGGTGGAGGCGCTGCTGGTCGAGTCGAAGCTGCAGCTCGAAGGCTTGAATGCGCGCTGGCAGGAAGAAAAAGGGCTGGTCGACCGGCTGCTTGAGTTGCGTGCGAAGCTGCGGGCGGGGAACAAGCCGGTGGATGCATCGGCGGGCGGAGGCGGCCAGGAAGGCAATGGCATTGCCGCCTCTCCAGATCGCACCGCGCTGCTCGAAGAGTTGCATGCGCTGCAGGCGAAGATCCATGCGGTGCAGGGCGAGTCGCCGCTCATCCTGCCTTCGGTCGACGAGCAGGCCGTGGCTTCGGTGGTGGCGGACTGGACGGGCATTCCCGTCGGCCGCATGGTCAAGAACGAAGTCGAGGCGGTGCTGAAGCTCGCCGACACGCTGAACCAACGCGTCATCGGCCAGAAGCACGGCCTGGAAATGATCGCGCGGCGGATTCAAACGTCTCGCGCGCGGCTCGACAACCCGCAGAAACCCATCGGCGTGTTCATGCTCTGCGGCACCTCGGGCGTGGGCAAGACCGAGACCGCACTGGCTCTGGCCGAGGCGCTCTACGGTGGCGAGCAGAACATCATCACCATCAACATGAGCGAGTTCCAGGAGGCGCACACCGTCTCCACGCTCAAGGGTGCGCCGCCCGGCTACGTGGGCTACGGCGAGGGCGGCATCCTGACTGAAGCCGTGCGCCGCCGGCCCTACAGCGTGGTGCTGCTCGACGAGGTCGAAAAGGCTCACCCCGACGTGCACGAGATCTTCTTCCAGGTGTTCGACAAGGGCTGGATGGAAGACGGCGAGGGCCGCATGATCGATTTCAAGAACACGATCATCCTGCTCACCACCAATGCCGGCAGCGAGCTGGTGATGAGCATGTGCCGCGACCCCGAGCTGCTGCCCGATTCGAACGCACTGGCAGATGCCTTGAAGGCACCGCTCATGAAGGTGTTTCCGCCCGCGCTGCTGGGCCGCATCGTCACCATTCCCTACTACCCGCTGTCGCCAGACATGATGAAGAAGATCGTGCGGCTGCAGCTGGGCCGCATCAAGAAGCGCGTGGAGACCAACCACGGCGTGCCCTTCGAGTACAGCGACGCGGTGGTCGACCAGGTGGTTGCGCGCTGCCAGGACCCGGAGTCCGGCGGGCGTGTGATCGACGCGATCTTGACCAACACCGTGCTGCCGACGATTTCGGTCGAGTACCTGCAACGGCTGGCCTCGGGCGGCGAGATTCGCCGCGTGGCGCTGGACGTGAAGGACGCCGACTTTACCTACGCCTTCGACTGA
- a CDS encoding type VI secretion system accessory protein TagJ produces the protein MTASELLKAADPVAALKALSDEVRAKPSDSKHRVFMAQLLCVLGQWERALNQLTVAAELDALAVPMKQVYGEAVRCEGLRAEVFAGKRTPMVFGQPDEWLALLIESLLRQGRGEDGMAEDLRQRAFDAAPAIGGTIDGAPFDWLADADMRLGPVLEAFVNGKYYWIPYVRLAHVKIEPPEDLRDCVWMPAHLQFENGGETLALIPTRYEGSENSADGELQLARKTEWRELRPEVWIGSGQRVLGSDAGEYALMDVREILFTPSEDGTGG, from the coding sequence ATGACCGCATCCGAACTGCTGAAGGCCGCCGATCCGGTGGCTGCGCTCAAGGCACTGAGCGACGAAGTGCGCGCCAAGCCGTCCGACAGCAAGCACCGCGTCTTCATGGCGCAGCTGCTCTGCGTGCTGGGCCAATGGGAGCGCGCGCTCAACCAGCTCACCGTGGCGGCCGAGCTCGATGCGCTGGCCGTGCCGATGAAGCAGGTGTACGGCGAAGCCGTGCGCTGCGAGGGCCTGCGCGCAGAAGTGTTCGCGGGCAAGCGCACGCCCATGGTGTTCGGCCAGCCGGACGAATGGCTGGCGCTGCTGATCGAATCGCTGCTGCGCCAGGGCCGCGGTGAAGACGGCATGGCCGAAGACCTGCGCCAGCGCGCCTTCGACGCCGCACCGGCCATCGGCGGCACCATCGACGGCGCACCGTTCGATTGGCTGGCCGATGCCGACATGCGCCTCGGCCCGGTGCTCGAAGCTTTCGTCAACGGCAAGTACTACTGGATTCCCTATGTGCGGCTCGCGCACGTCAAGATCGAGCCGCCCGAAGACCTGCGCGATTGCGTCTGGATGCCCGCCCACCTGCAGTTCGAGAACGGCGGCGAGACGCTTGCGCTGATTCCCACGCGCTACGAGGGCAGCGAGAACAGCGCGGACGGCGAACTGCAGCTCGCACGCAAGACCGAGTGGCGCGAACTGCGGCCCGAGGTGTGGATCGGCAGCGGCCAGCGCGTGCTGGGCAGCGACGCCGGCGAGTACGCGCTGATGGACGTGCGCGAAATCCTGTTCACGCCGTCGGAGGACGGCACCGGTGGCTGA